One genomic window of Gracilinema caldarium DSM 7334 includes the following:
- a CDS encoding motility associated factor glycosyltransferase family protein has protein sequence MMLTPNKAVLEQVFPELYKRLLKEAEILNQTNIDIQLVTTPSGDISMKYRGIWIHSSRNPREEAKRVIQTSVQSAQVQNQTPFILLGFGLGYTAEHIREQYPQNPLVIIEPNPSILLTALTARDLSSLLCSPGIIFIIDKTMGALFNVLPLFSSPPLPIISRPYREAEPDVVKDLLHILSLWKTKTDVNEATIKKFGKRWVKNIVANQHILIDIPGIAAFAEAFPSFPALVLAAGPSLDDILPFLPELHKRCLIIAVDTALRALLRSGIEPDFVVVVDPQYWNARHLDFCHALRTCLVTEIGVYPTVLRHSFQHRLLCSSLYPLGYYLEKNVDVKGRLGAGGSVATTAFDFALHLGSKPIYIAGLDLSYPDYKTHFTGALFEERAFTKSHRFLPAETQSFQSLMGAHPFYAPSASGDKVLTDARLSLYTAWFEARLRQLPPGICKSLSPNGIGIPGLELGSVEDLLSRPVIRLELQNQLSNIIKQLEDQFFAADHQKHLQQAWEKNQQTLIQALTDLLVITERGTALVNSLLQEMMQGSINLLDNKLTELDRINDQIAQSPIKDIAGFLFTDSEENKISINNSQEKDALQSYLTYLTSFYSILHNSINYQILLLKSH, from the coding sequence ATGATGCTGACACCAAACAAGGCTGTTCTCGAACAGGTGTTTCCAGAGCTCTATAAACGGCTCCTCAAGGAAGCAGAAATCCTGAATCAAACAAACATAGATATTCAATTGGTTACCACCCCATCAGGGGATATTAGCATGAAATATCGGGGTATCTGGATCCACTCGAGCAGGAACCCTAGAGAAGAGGCTAAACGGGTTATTCAGACATCGGTACAATCAGCACAGGTACAAAACCAGACTCCCTTTATCCTTCTCGGCTTTGGACTTGGTTATACAGCGGAACATATCCGAGAACAGTATCCGCAAAATCCCTTGGTTATCATCGAACCAAACCCATCAATACTGCTTACTGCCCTTACAGCACGGGATTTGAGCTCCTTGCTCTGTTCCCCTGGTATCATTTTTATTATCGATAAAACGATGGGTGCTCTTTTTAATGTGCTCCCTTTATTTTCCTCTCCTCCACTACCAATTATCTCAAGACCATATCGTGAAGCTGAACCAGATGTGGTGAAGGATCTCTTGCACATACTTTCGCTCTGGAAAACCAAAACGGATGTTAATGAAGCAACCATTAAAAAATTTGGCAAGCGTTGGGTTAAAAACATTGTAGCAAACCAGCATATCCTCATCGATATTCCTGGCATTGCAGCATTCGCAGAGGCCTTTCCCTCTTTCCCTGCTCTGGTGCTTGCCGCCGGGCCTTCCTTGGATGATATACTTCCGTTCCTGCCGGAACTTCATAAACGGTGTCTCATTATTGCTGTAGATACGGCTTTAAGAGCACTACTCAGGAGTGGTATAGAACCAGATTTTGTTGTGGTTGTAGATCCTCAATATTGGAATGCACGACATCTCGATTTCTGCCATGCTCTCAGGACATGTCTTGTCACCGAAATTGGTGTGTATCCTACAGTCTTAAGGCATTCCTTTCAGCATAGACTGCTTTGTTCTTCCCTATATCCATTGGGATACTATTTAGAAAAAAATGTAGATGTTAAAGGCCGACTCGGTGCGGGAGGATCGGTAGCAACGACAGCATTCGATTTTGCCCTCCACCTGGGATCAAAGCCAATCTATATAGCAGGACTCGATCTCTCTTATCCTGATTATAAGACCCACTTTACGGGCGCCTTATTTGAAGAACGGGCCTTTACCAAATCACATCGATTTCTGCCCGCCGAAACCCAGTCGTTCCAGAGCCTTATGGGGGCCCATCCTTTTTATGCACCCAGTGCATCCGGCGACAAGGTATTAACCGATGCAAGGCTATCCCTCTATACTGCATGGTTTGAAGCAAGGCTTCGTCAGCTTCCTCCAGGGATCTGTAAAAGCCTTTCGCCGAATGGGATAGGTATTCCAGGCTTAGAACTTGGATCTGTAGAAGACCTCTTAAGCCGTCCAGTCATACGGCTTGAATTGCAGAACCAGCTTAGCAATATCATTAAGCAATTAGAAGATCAGTTTTTTGCAGCAGATCATCAGAAACACTTACAACAAGCATGGGAAAAAAATCAACAAACTCTTATACAAGCCCTGACAGATTTATTGGTCATTACAGAAAGGGGTACTGCTCTGGTCAATTCACTGTTACAGGAAATGATGCAAGGTTCTATTAATCTCTTAGATAACAAGCTCACGGAGCTGGATCGAATCAATGATCAGATCGCACAGAGCCCGATTAAGGATATAGCTGGATTTTTATTTACTGACAGTGAAGAAAACAAAATCAGTATCAACAACAGTCAAGAGAAAGATGCTCTCCAGAGCTACCTCACCTACCTTACGTCGTTCTATTCCATACTGCATAATTCCATAAATTATCAAATTTTGTTATTAAAAAGCCATTAA
- the lepB gene encoding signal peptidase I, with amino-acid sequence MNELKKDASLGITILGALFVALLIKILCFDIMIAEGTSMMPTIYPGKVLFINKLAYGFRLPWSKKYILRWNYPRIGDIVVFVSPQGTIAVKRCVQIQNQEYILVLGENSEVSYDSRNYGPISADFVLGRVEGIQ; translated from the coding sequence ATGAATGAACTTAAAAAAGATGCTTCCCTTGGAATTACGATACTCGGTGCGCTTTTTGTAGCACTGCTTATCAAAATCCTGTGCTTTGATATTATGATTGCTGAAGGCACCTCCATGATGCCTACAATTTATCCTGGAAAGGTATTATTCATTAATAAGTTAGCTTATGGGTTCCGACTACCCTGGTCAAAAAAATATATCCTTCGTTGGAATTATCCACGGATCGGAGATATTGTAGTATTTGTTTCGCCCCAGGGAACCATTGCGGTAAAACGTTGTGTGCAAATACAGAATCAAGAGTATATACTAGTCCTTGGCGAAAACAGTGAAGTATCCTATGATTCACGAAACTATGGACCAATTTCAGCTGATTTTGTACTAGGAAGAGTTGAAGGGATACAATAA
- a CDS encoding PhoH family protein: MLKSNKLFVIDTNVFIHNPEAVLSFRDSEIAIPLVVLEELDKLKTYQDHRGRNAREAIRFFNNLIKGGDVRSGVKLENGSILRVIFGGIGEPPADLPLDRNDNVIILQAASLLQSGRPVFFVSKDINARVKAAVLGLKAVDYEKQKVNAAELYSGIRENLSSSQFNEICDKLYTNEYLYTPGSDPEQDFLGRWDKKNGVLQPVPQERKHCFGIKARNERQWAALDLLLNPEIPCVTLIGRAGTGKTLLAIAAGLHLVIEEKKYERILVSRPIVPLGKDIGYLPGEKAAKLATWMEPIFDNLEYLLSINKRPNLKNVDQIFKEKYMEVEAVTYIRGRSLPSQFIVIDEAQNLTPHEIKTIVSRAGANSKVVLTGDPEQIDNMYLDANSNGLSYLVEAFKGEPLFGHITLQKTERSELAELAARLL, encoded by the coding sequence ATGCTTAAGTCTAATAAACTGTTTGTTATTGACACCAATGTCTTCATCCATAATCCTGAAGCGGTGCTCTCCTTTCGGGATTCTGAGATCGCTATACCCCTCGTCGTTCTTGAGGAATTAGACAAATTAAAAACCTATCAAGACCATCGTGGCAGAAATGCCCGTGAGGCTATTCGATTTTTTAATAATTTGATTAAAGGAGGAGATGTTCGCAGCGGGGTAAAACTCGAAAATGGTTCCATTTTGCGGGTCATTTTTGGCGGTATTGGAGAACCCCCTGCAGATTTGCCCCTTGATCGCAACGATAATGTAATTATCCTGCAGGCAGCATCCTTGTTGCAAAGCGGTCGACCGGTATTTTTTGTTTCTAAGGATATCAATGCACGGGTAAAAGCAGCAGTCCTTGGTCTTAAAGCGGTAGATTACGAAAAACAGAAGGTGAACGCTGCGGAGTTGTATTCTGGAATACGGGAAAATCTCTCCAGTTCTCAATTCAATGAAATTTGTGACAAATTGTACACCAATGAGTATCTTTATACCCCAGGATCTGATCCTGAGCAGGATTTTTTAGGCCGTTGGGATAAGAAAAATGGTGTCCTTCAGCCGGTTCCACAGGAACGGAAACATTGTTTTGGTATTAAAGCAAGAAATGAACGCCAATGGGCAGCCCTTGATTTATTGCTCAACCCTGAAATACCCTGCGTTACCCTTATTGGCAGAGCTGGGACTGGTAAAACGCTGTTGGCTATAGCGGCAGGCTTACATCTTGTAATAGAAGAAAAGAAATATGAACGCATTTTAGTGTCCCGGCCAATTGTTCCCTTAGGTAAAGACATAGGGTATTTACCCGGCGAAAAGGCTGCAAAATTGGCCACATGGATGGAACCCATTTTCGATAATCTGGAATACCTGCTGTCTATCAATAAACGGCCCAATCTGAAGAATGTGGACCAGATTTTTAAGGAAAAATACATGGAAGTAGAGGCGGTTACCTATATTCGTGGACGTTCCCTGCCATCACAGTTTATTGTTATTGATGAAGCACAAAATTTAACGCCCCATGAAATAAAAACCATCGTTTCCAGGGCGGGGGCAAATTCTAAGGTGGTACTCACCGGAGACCCAGAACAGATTGATAATATGTACCTGGATGCCAATTCAAACGGTCTTTCATACCTGGTTGAAGCCTTTAAGGGAGAGCCCCTCTTTGGTCATATAACCTTGCAGAAAACTGAGCGGAGTGAGCTGGCTGAACTAGCTGCACGATTGTTATAA
- a CDS encoding penicillin-binding protein has protein sequence MEAVPPKKGRIIVFTSLFMLFILFVYVRYAQLMLFPEAVDQNTEKNNLIERGPILDRNGTILAMQTRLGNITIWKPEAMTALEESSKLLAPLVDMEEKAIIDRVQQSNSSFIYLKKRLDQSVLGTIENLIKAGKLPGIAIEPIMGRIYPEKNLASNLIGFVGDENQGLGGLEYAFESDLAPQNGQLYGNQLILTIDTKVQYTLEQIADQSMEENKAEAVILIAMTPQTGDILGYVSLPNFNPNEISSSTEQERMDRPAIWAYEPGSVFKVFSLASMLDTGAITPNSTFICDGQYEQTTSGGEKITIKCLGAHGTVHPQEIITYSCNAGAAYASDQINAQTFYTMIQQFGFGMKTGIGIPGETSGYLRPINRWSARSKPTIAIGQEISVSALQMVQAATAIANDGLLVPPRIVARVLNHEGKLVRDLQTGIPRQILKPETARELRKYMLAASSEAGTGRRARVDDIPIGVKTGTAQIIDPKTGTYSKTDYIASTLALVPADQPSLILYMVIIRPKGDSYLGGRIAAPAIREASEELANYLGIPRGKSLQVEHPGTVVLNFPPTIAMGENLPDLRGYSKKQLLPLLLQDDITVEIDGDGWVKKQIPDPGTPITKGMVIHLELE, from the coding sequence ATGGAAGCAGTCCCACCAAAAAAGGGTCGAATTATTGTCTTTACAAGCCTTTTTATGCTCTTTATCCTCTTTGTCTATGTGCGGTATGCACAGCTTATGCTTTTCCCTGAAGCAGTAGATCAAAATACAGAAAAGAATAATCTTATTGAGCGAGGACCAATTCTGGACAGAAACGGCACCATTCTTGCCATGCAAACAAGGCTCGGTAATATAACCATATGGAAACCCGAAGCTATGACTGCACTGGAAGAGAGCTCAAAACTGCTTGCACCATTAGTAGATATGGAAGAAAAAGCAATTATTGATCGGGTACAGCAATCCAACAGTTCCTTTATCTATTTAAAAAAACGTCTAGATCAATCGGTTCTGGGTACTATTGAAAACCTAATTAAAGCAGGGAAACTCCCCGGCATAGCTATCGAACCAATAATGGGTCGTATTTATCCAGAAAAAAACCTGGCCAGTAATCTTATTGGTTTTGTAGGGGATGAAAATCAAGGGCTTGGCGGCCTTGAATATGCCTTTGAATCGGATCTTGCCCCTCAAAACGGACAACTCTATGGGAATCAGCTTATTTTGACCATCGATACAAAGGTTCAGTATACCCTTGAACAGATCGCAGACCAAAGCATGGAAGAAAATAAGGCTGAAGCAGTTATATTGATTGCCATGACACCCCAAACAGGAGACATTTTGGGCTATGTTTCGCTGCCGAATTTTAATCCTAATGAGATTAGCAGCTCAACTGAACAGGAAAGAATGGATCGTCCTGCTATCTGGGCCTATGAACCGGGATCCGTTTTTAAGGTCTTTTCTCTTGCATCCATGCTTGATACAGGAGCAATCACTCCGAATAGTACTTTTATCTGTGATGGACAATATGAACAGACGACGAGCGGTGGAGAAAAAATCACCATTAAATGTCTGGGCGCTCATGGCACGGTTCACCCCCAGGAGATTATCACCTATTCCTGTAATGCTGGGGCAGCCTATGCTTCAGATCAGATAAACGCTCAAACTTTTTATACTATGATACAGCAATTTGGCTTTGGAATGAAAACCGGTATTGGAATTCCCGGAGAAACCAGTGGTTATTTACGGCCTATAAACCGTTGGTCAGCCCGTTCAAAACCAACCATTGCTATTGGACAGGAAATTTCAGTTTCTGCATTACAGATGGTGCAAGCTGCCACTGCAATCGCAAACGATGGTCTTTTAGTACCTCCTCGAATCGTAGCACGAGTCCTTAATCATGAAGGGAAATTAGTTCGGGATCTGCAAACAGGAATTCCCCGCCAGATACTTAAACCGGAGACTGCCCGGGAACTGCGAAAATATATGCTTGCAGCTTCTTCTGAAGCAGGAACCGGAAGAAGAGCCAGGGTCGATGATATCCCTATCGGAGTTAAAACAGGAACGGCTCAGATTATTGACCCCAAAACCGGAACCTATTCAAAAACAGATTATATCGCCAGTACTTTGGCATTGGTACCAGCGGACCAGCCATCGCTCATTCTGTATATGGTTATTATTCGCCCAAAGGGTGATTCCTACTTAGGAGGCCGTATAGCAGCTCCTGCAATCAGAGAAGCGTCGGAAGAATTGGCAAATTATCTCGGCATACCGAGAGGTAAAAGTCTTCAGGTTGAGCATCCAGGGACTGTGGTATTAAATTTCCCCCCAACTATTGCCATGGGCGAAAACTTACCCGATTTGAGGGGATACTCAAAAAAACAGCTTTTACCTCTGCTTTTGCAGGATGATATTACCGTAGAAATTGATGGTGACGGCTGGGTTAAAAAACAGATCCCCGATCCTGGGACCCCAATCACGAAAGGTATGGTGATCCATCTGGAGCTTGAGTAA
- a CDS encoding peptidoglycan DD-metalloendopeptidase family protein has protein sequence MMNELIRNQHINHRRRFAPLPLKSPRFRLAPAIQNLNRLSRFSKPTMVHSEKIHKGGWNILFSLLFITVVVLFIAGLVFSPWQVRSDQIVFPADQSNEVYLKSYIKQGLCETSYMNEEESIPLALTEQFAWQIYRVRSGDTLLGIAKRFNLSIDAIIALNGITNARSLKSGTQLKIPNMDGIPYMVKKGDSLLKISKSWGIPIEAILDANDLTSDIINPGTQLFLPGARLSSIEIKRVMGNLFVYPLKGRLTSTYGWRNDPFTGVRRFHAAIDLAQNVGVPVGASMDGKVLYTGFNAVYGNYVILSHEGGYQTMYAHLDSILVKKSDRVVQKQRIGTVGNTGYSTGPHLHFAIFKNGRAMNPLELLGK, from the coding sequence ATGATGAATGAACTGATCCGCAACCAACATATAAACCATCGACGTCGTTTTGCTCCGCTTCCTTTAAAATCTCCCCGGTTTCGTCTTGCACCTGCAATACAGAACCTGAATAGATTATCCCGGTTTTCAAAGCCCACAATGGTCCATTCAGAGAAAATTCATAAGGGCGGCTGGAATATATTGTTCAGTTTACTTTTTATTACAGTAGTTGTGCTATTTATTGCTGGACTTGTCTTTTCTCCATGGCAGGTTCGTAGTGATCAAATTGTTTTTCCGGCTGATCAATCAAATGAAGTATATCTTAAATCGTATATAAAGCAGGGGTTATGTGAAACTTCATACATGAACGAAGAAGAGTCCATCCCTCTGGCTTTAACCGAGCAATTTGCATGGCAGATCTACCGAGTCCGAAGCGGCGATACCCTGTTGGGCATCGCAAAACGTTTTAACCTTTCTATCGATGCAATTATTGCCCTGAATGGAATTACCAATGCCCGATCCTTAAAAAGTGGCACCCAATTAAAAATCCCAAATATGGATGGAATTCCCTATATGGTAAAGAAAGGAGATTCTCTATTAAAAATTTCGAAATCCTGGGGTATACCTATCGAAGCTATCCTGGATGCTAATGATTTAACCAGTGATATTATCAATCCCGGTACTCAATTGTTTCTTCCCGGAGCCCGGCTCAGTTCTATAGAAATAAAACGAGTGATGGGGAATCTCTTTGTCTATCCTCTTAAGGGACGACTTACCAGTACCTATGGGTGGCGTAATGACCCTTTTACCGGAGTCAGGCGTTTTCATGCTGCCATCGATTTGGCTCAGAATGTTGGTGTTCCTGTAGGGGCATCGATGGATGGGAAAGTGTTATATACGGGGTTTAATGCTGTGTACGGGAATTATGTTATACTGAGCCATGAGGGTGGGTATCAAACGATGTATGCCCACCTGGACAGCATTCTCGTAAAGAAAAGTGACCGGGTAGTTCAAAAACAGCGGATTGGTACAGTAGGCAATACTGGATACAGTACGGGACCTCATCTGCATTTTGCCATTTTTAAAAATGGGAGAGCTATGAATCCTTTAGAGTTATTAGGAAAATAA